The following are encoded together in the Adhaeribacter arboris genome:
- a CDS encoding FtsL-like putative cell division protein → MAYNTVKERPPVKPKANTLRAVPAPTPVEVPRQKGTSLFHLLDRYTKVDIFFQDGLPVKYLPYVLYIMVITLFYIGNTHYAEKTIRKIDRTKSETEDLRADYTTLKSDYMEASKQSEVARKVAPAGIVESSSPPYQIEVDGGEY, encoded by the coding sequence ATGGCATATAATACAGTTAAGGAAAGACCACCCGTAAAACCAAAAGCAAATACCCTACGGGCCGTTCCGGCACCCACCCCGGTAGAAGTACCCCGCCAAAAGGGTACGAGCTTATTTCATCTTCTGGATCGCTACACCAAAGTAGATATTTTTTTTCAGGATGGGTTACCGGTAAAGTACTTGCCTTATGTACTGTATATAATGGTTATTACCCTGTTTTACATTGGCAATACCCATTACGCCGAAAAAACCATCCGAAAAATTGACCGCACAAAAAGCGAAACCGAAGATTTGCGGGCCGATTATACTACGCTTAAATCCGACTACATGGAAGCCAGTAAGCAAAGCGAAGTGGCGCGTAAAGTAGCCCCGGCCGGAATTGTAGAAAGTTCATCACCGCCTTATCAGATTGAAGTAGATGGGGGAGAATATTAA
- a CDS encoding penicillin-binding protein, translated as MGENIKKSIVTRVRVAFLFVCLFAGAIIYKVVRIQYFEGTKWRQIAKESRIIYQPVYATRGNIYSDNESILATSLPFYRVAFDASICDDKVFNKGIDSLALLLSRFYQDKSPEGYRRKLKNARAEQRRYLRLHPRQINYQEKKMMASWPIFRAGKNKGGVIFEKVDKRFRPFGSLAQRTIGRMTEDGNGSGLEFTFNRQLAGKDGEALFERMAGGNKPIFDGTEIKPLPGYDIKTTIDINLQDVAENALYKALVLNNAQYGCVILMEVKTGAIKAIANLGKAGEGVYVENYNYAVGDHGRTEPGSTFKLASMMALFEDTNLTPEDTVDTGHGRQVFGGVSMGEAHGGGYGKISISQVFEKSSNVGTAKLIETHFGKKPEKYIEYLQQFGIDKPLGFQMHGEAKPFIRTTTDRGWSRSTLSRMAIGYGLKISPLQTLAFYNAVANNGIKVKPMIVKEIRKADAVVDSFHTETLGRICSEETAKKLRTIMEAVVEKGTGKQVKNSNYKVAGKTGTSWKTKNGQYIKDYSTSFAGYFPADNPKYSCIIIIDTPKKGRIYGGDVAAPVFRELADKAYVRDLAIHKPFVALVMPEKRTLPPVKAGQQEELTLICNRIGISSHPIADQDWIKADSQAHAYVWKPVPLQVGRVPDVSGMTLRDALFLLGNQGLKVKKVGVGRVQKQSIEPGSPIQKGSIITLTLS; from the coding sequence ATGGGGGAGAATATTAAAAAATCGATTGTTACCCGCGTGCGGGTAGCCTTCTTGTTTGTGTGTTTATTTGCCGGCGCTATTATTTACAAAGTAGTGCGTATCCAATACTTTGAGGGTACCAAATGGCGCCAGATTGCGAAAGAGAGCCGCATAATTTATCAGCCGGTTTATGCTACCCGGGGTAATATTTACTCCGATAACGAAAGTATTTTAGCTACTTCCCTGCCTTTTTACCGGGTAGCTTTTGATGCCAGTATTTGCGACGATAAAGTATTTAACAAGGGGATTGACTCTTTAGCATTGCTTCTATCTCGTTTTTACCAGGATAAATCACCGGAAGGTTACCGCCGGAAATTAAAAAATGCCCGGGCGGAGCAACGTCGTTACCTACGGTTACATCCGCGCCAGATTAATTATCAGGAAAAGAAAATGATGGCTTCCTGGCCCATTTTTAGAGCGGGTAAAAATAAAGGCGGAGTAATTTTCGAAAAAGTAGATAAACGTTTCCGGCCATTCGGTTCGCTGGCCCAGCGTACTATTGGTCGCATGACCGAAGATGGTAATGGCTCTGGGTTAGAGTTTACTTTTAATCGTCAATTAGCCGGTAAAGATGGGGAAGCCCTTTTTGAACGTATGGCCGGTGGTAACAAACCCATTTTTGATGGTACCGAAATCAAGCCTTTACCCGGTTACGATATAAAAACCACCATTGATATTAACCTGCAGGACGTAGCCGAAAATGCCCTTTACAAAGCCTTGGTCTTAAATAATGCCCAATATGGTTGCGTCATCTTAATGGAAGTAAAAACCGGGGCTATTAAGGCCATTGCCAATTTAGGCAAAGCCGGTGAAGGCGTTTACGTCGAAAATTACAACTATGCCGTAGGCGATCACGGCCGAACCGAGCCGGGTTCTACGTTTAAACTGGCTTCCATGATGGCTCTTTTCGAAGATACTAATCTTACCCCGGAAGATACTGTGGATACCGGCCATGGCCGCCAAGTATTTGGCGGCGTGAGTATGGGTGAGGCGCACGGTGGCGGTTACGGTAAAATCTCGATCTCCCAGGTTTTTGAAAAATCATCGAACGTTGGTACCGCTAAGCTTATTGAAACCCATTTTGGGAAGAAACCGGAAAAATACATTGAGTATTTGCAGCAGTTTGGCATTGATAAACCGCTTGGTTTCCAGATGCACGGCGAAGCAAAACCATTTATTCGGACCACTACCGACCGAGGTTGGAGCCGGTCTACTCTGTCGCGGATGGCCATTGGTTACGGATTAAAAATTTCGCCTTTACAAACGCTGGCCTTTTACAACGCGGTGGCGAACAACGGCATTAAAGTAAAACCCATGATTGTGAAGGAAATTCGCAAAGCAGATGCCGTAGTAGATTCTTTTCATACCGAAACCTTGGGCCGTATTTGTTCCGAAGAAACGGCAAAAAAGCTTCGGACCATTATGGAAGCAGTGGTAGAAAAAGGAACGGGTAAACAAGTAAAAAATTCGAACTATAAAGTGGCGGGTAAAACCGGTACTTCCTGGAAAACGAAAAACGGGCAGTACATTAAAGATTATTCAACGTCCTTTGCGGGATATTTTCCGGCCGACAATCCTAAATATTCCTGCATCATTATTATTGATACCCCGAAGAAAGGTCGTATTTACGGGGGCGATGTAGCGGCGCCGGTGTTCCGGGAATTAGCGGATAAAGCTTACGTCCGCGATTTGGCCATTCATAAGCCGTTTGTGGCCCTTGTTATGCCGGAAAAACGCACCTTACCCCCAGTAAAAGCGGGTCAGCAAGAAGAGTTAACCTTAATTTGTAACCGGATTGGTATCAGTAGCCATCCCATAGCTGACCAAGATTGGATTAAAGCTGATTCGCAAGCACATGCTTACGTTTGGAAACCGGTACCGCTGCAGGTAGGCCGGGTACCCGATGTGAGTGGCATGACCTTGCGCGATGCTTTGTTTTTGCTTGGTAACCAAGGTTTAAAAGTAAAAAAAGTAGGAGTGGGGCGGGTACAAAAACAATCAATAGAACCGGGTTCTCCTATTCAAAAAGGAAGTATTATAACCCTAACCCTGAGTTAA
- a CDS encoding UDP-N-acetylmuramoyl-L-alanyl-D-glutamate--2,6-diaminopimelate ligase produces MPILENILATVSVVRLIGPSDVAIQGLTFDSRQATSGKAFFAIRGAQADGHAFMDKAIAAGSSVIICEKLPDELNPEVTYVQVKDSAEALALMAAGFYDHPSKKLKLVGVTGTNGKTTCVTLLHKLFRELGYNTGLLSTVQNQINEIVLPATHTTPDAITLNALLQQMVDAGCTHCFMEVSSHALVQHRVTGLAFAGGIFTNITHDHLDYHKTFDEYIRAKKLFFDMLPAKAFALVNADDKRGAVMLQNTKATPHEYSLRKATEFKARIVDNSIQGLHLEMDGNEIWFKLIGTFNAYNILAVYGAAVLLGEDSHEVLTILSSLTSAAGRFDYVVSEMNITGIVDYAHTPDALENVLQTIQQIRTPSQQIITVVGCGGNRDATKRPIMADIACKLSDRVVLTSDNPRFEDPQEILNQMQQGVKPIDFKKTLSIVDRKEAIKTACALADQGDIILIAGKGHETYQEVKGIKYDFDDKKIVKTMFAQMGK; encoded by the coding sequence ATGCCAATTTTAGAAAATATACTAGCAACTGTTTCCGTCGTTCGGCTTATTGGCCCGAGCGACGTTGCTATTCAGGGGCTTACCTTCGATTCACGGCAGGCAACCTCCGGCAAAGCGTTCTTTGCCATTCGGGGCGCACAGGCTGATGGTCATGCCTTTATGGATAAAGCTATTGCGGCAGGTTCTTCGGTAATTATCTGCGAAAAATTGCCCGACGAATTAAACCCCGAGGTTACCTACGTGCAGGTAAAAGACTCTGCCGAAGCTTTGGCTTTAATGGCGGCCGGCTTTTACGATCATCCATCCAAGAAATTAAAATTAGTAGGAGTAACCGGTACCAATGGTAAAACCACCTGCGTTACGTTATTGCACAAGTTATTTCGGGAGTTAGGGTATAATACCGGTTTACTTTCCACGGTTCAGAATCAAATTAACGAGATTGTTTTGCCGGCTACGCATACTACGCCCGATGCTATTACCCTGAATGCGTTGTTACAGCAAATGGTAGATGCCGGCTGTACCCATTGCTTTATGGAAGTAAGCTCCCACGCTTTGGTGCAGCACCGGGTAACCGGTTTAGCTTTTGCGGGCGGAATTTTCACTAACATTACCCACGACCATCTCGATTACCATAAGACCTTCGACGAATATATCCGGGCGAAAAAATTATTTTTTGATATGCTGCCCGCAAAAGCATTTGCTCTGGTAAACGCCGATGATAAACGGGGCGCAGTTATGCTCCAAAATACCAAAGCTACTCCCCACGAATATTCCTTGCGTAAGGCCACGGAGTTTAAAGCCCGTATCGTAGATAATTCTATTCAGGGTTTGCATTTAGAGATGGATGGCAACGAAATTTGGTTTAAGCTGATTGGTACTTTTAACGCTTATAACATTCTGGCCGTTTATGGAGCAGCGGTTTTACTCGGCGAAGACTCCCACGAAGTGCTAACCATCTTATCTAGTCTGACCTCGGCTGCCGGACGATTTGATTACGTAGTTTCGGAGATGAATATTACGGGAATTGTAGATTACGCCCATACTCCCGATGCTTTAGAAAACGTGTTACAAACCATTCAGCAAATTCGCACTCCTTCGCAGCAAATAATAACCGTAGTGGGTTGTGGCGGCAATCGCGATGCGACCAAGCGGCCCATTATGGCCGACATTGCCTGCAAGTTGAGCGACCGGGTTGTCTTAACTTCCGATAATCCGCGCTTTGAAGATCCGCAGGAAATTCTAAATCAAATGCAACAAGGTGTAAAGCCAATTGATTTTAAAAAAACCTTATCGATTGTGGATCGCAAAGAAGCGATTAAAACGGCTTGCGCCTTGGCGGATCAGGGAGATATAATTTTAATCGCGGGTAAAGGACACGAAA